The following coding sequences lie in one Manis javanica isolate MJ-LG chromosome X, MJ_LKY, whole genome shotgun sequence genomic window:
- the MTCP1 gene encoding protein p13 MTCP-1, with amino-acid sequence MAGEDVGAPPDHLWVHQEGIYRDEYQRTWVAVVEEETSFLRARVQQVQVPLGDAARPSHLLTSQLPLMWQLYPEERYMDNNSRLWQIQHHLMVRGVQELLLKLLPDD; translated from the exons ATGGCAGGAGAGGATGTGGGGGCTCCACCCGATCACCTCTGGGTTCACCAAGAGGGCATCTACCGCGACGAATACCAACGCACGTGGGTGGCCGTCGTGGAAGAG GAGACGAGTTTCCTAAGGGCAAGAGTCCAGCAAGTTCAGGTTCCCTTAGGTGACGCAGCTAGACCAAGTCACCTTCTTACCTCCCAGCTACCTCTCATGTGGCAACTCTACCCAGAGGAGCGCTACATGGATAACAACTCTCGCTTGTGGCAGATCCAGCATCATTTAATG GTCAGGGGCGTACAGGAGCTGTTGCTTAAGCTTTTGCCTGATGATTAA
- the CMC4 gene encoding cx9C motif-containing protein 4: MPQKDPCQKQACEIQKCLQANNYMESKCQAVIHELLKCCARYPKGRSLVCSGFEDEEKLTLKYTSKSSSLRS; the protein is encoded by the exons ATGCCACAGAAGGATCCGTGCCAGAAACAAGCCTGTGAAATACAGAAATGTTTACAAG CCAACAACTACATGGAATCTAAGTGTCAGGCTGTCATCCACGAACTGCTTAAGTGTTGTGCTCGATATCCCAAGGGAAGATCTCTGGTCTGTTCAGGATTTGAAGACGAAGAAAAGCTGACACTGAAGTACACATCAAAGTCAAGTTCGCTGAGAAGTTAA